In the Candidatus Binatia bacterium genome, one interval contains:
- a CDS encoding acyl-CoA dehydrogenase family protein, whose amino-acid sequence MDFGLSAEQKALAATVRRYLAERCPIARVRTIMDSESGHDAGLWQGLMDLGIGALPVAEADGGMGAEFLDLALVAEELGYACTPGPFLGSLVATIAIAGADDSDLRARWLPRLASGETIATFAVGESGGRWDAGEIAARVDGNTVTGAKSLVPYGSLADLHVVAAVGSDGPGLWLVARDSASVSTNELSGNDRTRRLSSVEYRGSEAVMLGGADALARLRDAALVLVAADAYGGARRCLEMAREYVLVREQFGQPVGAFQAVKHQLANLAVEIEPSLSLWWYAAHAFDRIRDQAPRHAALAKAFSCDLFDRASRDATELHGGIGFTWEFDLHLWFRRSIFDRAFFGDSHYHRARAASLAGW is encoded by the coding sequence ATGGATTTCGGCCTTTCCGCGGAACAGAAAGCCCTTGCGGCAACGGTGCGACGCTATCTCGCCGAGCGCTGCCCGATCGCCCGCGTGCGCACGATCATGGACAGTGAAAGCGGCCACGACGCGGGCCTTTGGCAGGGTCTCATGGACCTCGGCATCGGTGCGCTGCCCGTTGCCGAAGCCGACGGAGGCATGGGCGCCGAGTTCCTGGACCTCGCGCTGGTTGCCGAGGAGCTGGGTTACGCGTGCACGCCCGGACCTTTCCTCGGCTCTCTCGTCGCGACGATCGCGATTGCCGGGGCCGACGACAGTGATCTTCGCGCGCGCTGGCTGCCCAGGCTCGCCTCCGGTGAAACCATCGCGACTTTTGCCGTCGGTGAAAGCGGCGGCCGCTGGGACGCCGGGGAGATTGCCGCGAGAGTCGACGGAAACACGGTTACCGGCGCCAAGAGCCTGGTACCGTACGGCAGCCTCGCCGATCTTCACGTGGTTGCGGCAGTCGGGAGCGACGGGCCCGGTCTCTGGCTCGTCGCCCGCGACTCCGCGTCAGTTTCGACGAACGAGCTTTCGGGCAACGACCGCACGCGGCGCCTGTCTTCGGTCGAGTACCGCGGCAGCGAGGCCGTGATGCTCGGCGGCGCGGACGCGCTGGCAAGGCTGCGCGACGCTGCGCTGGTCCTTGTCGCCGCCGATGCCTACGGCGGCGCGAGGCGTTGCCTCGAGATGGCGCGCGAATACGTGCTCGTGCGCGAGCAGTTCGGCCAGCCGGTGGGAGCGTTCCAGGCCGTCAAGCACCAGCTGGCCAACCTGGCCGTCGAGATCGAGCCTTCCCTGTCGCTGTGGTGGTACGCAGCGCACGCCTTCGATCGAATCCGCGACCAGGCGCCGCGGCACGCCGCGCTCGCCAAGGCTTTCTCGTGCGATCTTTTCGACCGCGCCTCGCGCGACGCAACCGAGCTGCACGGCGGCATCGGTTTTACGTGGGAGTTCGATCTTCACCTCTGGTTCCGGCGCTCGATCTTCGATCGCGCGTTCTTCGGCGACTCGCACTATCACCGCGCGCGCGCCGCCTCGCTCGCCGGCTGGTGA
- a CDS encoding acyl-CoA dehydrogenase family protein, with amino-acid sequence MDLSYNAEYQAFRTEVRAFLDGHWSDGDRAAHGGSEVLIGRITRPEPRVTEFRMRAIEAGYLYRNIPRQWGGGEQPFDPLRSAIIREEFKRARAPREMVGQGPSMLVFTLLEHGTEEQKKRFIRSTLLGEVLWCQGYSEPGAGSDLASLRTRAELDGDQWVINGQKIWTSNAQEADWMFALVRSEPDAPKHDGISYLLIDMKTPGITVRPLRQMTGESDFNEVFFDNARVPRSAIVGDRGKGWIVSRSTLKYERALIGDTDINRRTLDGLVMLARAIDRRGRPAIEDPVLRGRLVEVETKLIAAELHSMRLLTMQSRGEEPGLPGMVPKLYTTQLSYEMARLAMDISGDGAALAPGEPEAPAMGMFVHAYLWSLGILIAGGTANIQRNIIAERGLGLPRDASQKR; translated from the coding sequence ATGGACCTGAGCTACAACGCCGAATACCAGGCGTTTCGCACCGAGGTACGAGCGTTCCTCGACGGCCACTGGAGCGACGGCGACCGCGCCGCGCACGGCGGCAGCGAAGTGCTGATCGGGCGCATCACCCGGCCCGAGCCGCGCGTCACCGAGTTCCGCATGCGCGCGATCGAAGCGGGCTATCTCTATCGCAACATTCCTCGCCAGTGGGGAGGAGGAGAGCAGCCGTTCGATCCGCTGCGCTCGGCGATCATCCGCGAAGAGTTCAAGCGCGCCCGCGCACCGCGCGAAATGGTGGGCCAGGGGCCGTCGATGCTCGTGTTCACGCTGCTCGAGCACGGCACCGAAGAACAGAAGAAACGTTTCATCCGAAGCACGCTGCTCGGCGAGGTGCTGTGGTGCCAGGGCTACTCCGAGCCCGGTGCCGGCAGCGACCTGGCGTCGCTTCGCACCCGCGCCGAGCTCGACGGCGACCAGTGGGTCATCAACGGCCAGAAGATCTGGACTTCCAATGCGCAGGAAGCCGACTGGATGTTCGCGCTGGTGCGCAGCGAGCCCGATGCGCCCAAGCACGACGGCATCAGCTACCTGTTGATCGACATGAAGACGCCGGGCATCACCGTCCGGCCGCTGCGGCAGATGACGGGCGAGTCCGATTTCAACGAAGTGTTCTTCGACAACGCGCGCGTGCCGCGCAGCGCGATCGTCGGCGACAGGGGCAAGGGCTGGATCGTCAGCCGCTCGACGCTCAAGTACGAAAGGGCGCTCATCGGTGACACCGACATCAACCGGCGAACGCTCGACGGGCTCGTCATGCTCGCGCGCGCGATCGACCGGCGCGGTCGCCCGGCCATCGAGGATCCGGTGCTTCGCGGGCGCCTCGTCGAGGTCGAGACCAAGCTGATTGCGGCCGAGCTGCACTCGATGAGGCTGTTGACGATGCAGTCGCGCGGCGAGGAACCCGGATTGCCCGGCATGGTCCCGAAGCTCTACACGACGCAGCTTTCCTACGAGATGGCGCGCCTTGCGATGGACATTTCCGGCGACGGCGCGGCGCTGGCGCCCGGAGAACCGGAAGCGCCGGCGATGGGCATGTTCGTGCACGCCTATCTCTGGTCCCTCGGCATCCTGATCGCCGGCGGCACCGCCAACATCCAGCGCAACATCATCGCCGAGCGCGGCCTCGGCCTTCCGCGCGACGCTTCGCAGAAACGCTGA
- a CDS encoding outer membrane beta-barrel protein, protein MKMKSMSSWFCAVAIFGTASVAMAGAYGEAEQAEEQPRPAPAVAEVAQSQEFAPFAYLAVGGLYGQEFFFGDARQINQTYGWGVNGRVGYRFMPMLAAELLFEDTIEYDADAGRVDPSISHPGLRTANIDRSTWLLEPNLKFFPIQGFCEPFLSLGGGLFHANNGHNNQVEFNPAGHQNPTNLQNGGVNDGYGFAFRFGLGADFYATEHIFIEPEVAYNLPVTSNTDNYRNLSVSLGIGYAFN, encoded by the coding sequence ATGAAGATGAAGTCAATGAGTTCGTGGTTCTGCGCCGTCGCGATCTTCGGTACCGCATCGGTCGCCATGGCCGGCGCATACGGAGAAGCCGAGCAGGCCGAGGAACAGCCGCGCCCGGCGCCGGCAGTGGCCGAAGTCGCCCAGTCGCAGGAGTTCGCGCCGTTCGCCTACCTCGCAGTGGGTGGACTCTACGGACAGGAGTTCTTCTTCGGCGACGCGCGTCAGATCAACCAGACGTACGGATGGGGCGTCAACGGCCGCGTCGGCTATCGGTTCATGCCGATGCTGGCAGCGGAGCTGCTGTTCGAAGACACGATCGAGTACGACGCGGATGCGGGCAGGGTCGATCCCTCGATCTCTCACCCGGGTCTGCGCACGGCCAACATCGACCGTTCGACGTGGCTTCTGGAGCCGAACCTCAAGTTCTTCCCGATCCAGGGTTTCTGTGAGCCGTTCCTTTCGCTCGGCGGCGGTCTGTTCCACGCCAACAACGGCCACAACAACCAGGTGGAGTTCAATCCGGCTGGTCACCAGAATCCGACGAACCTCCAGAACGGCGGTGTGAACGACGGCTACGGCTTCGCGTTCCGCTTCGGTCTCGGTGCGGATTTCTACGCGACCGAGCACATCTTCATCGAGCCGGAAGTCGCCTACAACCTGCCGGTGACGTCGAACACCGACAATTACCGCAACCTGTCGGTCTCGCTCGGCATCGGCTACGCGTTCAACTGA
- a CDS encoding uracil-DNA glycosylase family protein, producing MTSAQARILAAADALARRCDAMRRGQAVACVYNPLIYARAGFAAYIERYGSGPKPVVMVGMNPGPFGMVQTGVPFGHVGMVRDWMGIDVVIEKPPRVHPKRPVDGFACTRSEVSGQRLWGWARDRFGAPERFFERFVVLNYCPLAFVEESGRNLTPDKLAAAERAPLFEACDAALAEYVDALEPSWLIGIGGFAAARVAPLAKSRGIATGSLPHPSPASPAANRGWAEAAERSLEALGIVLAPAAMPGKARGAR from the coding sequence GTGACGAGTGCGCAAGCAAGGATCCTGGCGGCAGCCGATGCCCTGGCGCGGCGCTGCGATGCGATGCGCCGCGGGCAAGCCGTGGCCTGCGTCTACAATCCGCTCATTTATGCGCGCGCGGGATTCGCCGCCTACATCGAGCGCTACGGCAGCGGACCCAAGCCCGTCGTGATGGTCGGCATGAACCCGGGACCTTTCGGCATGGTGCAGACCGGCGTGCCGTTCGGGCATGTCGGCATGGTGCGCGACTGGATGGGCATCGACGTCGTGATCGAAAAGCCGCCGAGGGTTCATCCGAAGCGTCCGGTCGACGGATTCGCTTGCACTCGCAGCGAGGTCAGCGGCCAGCGTCTGTGGGGATGGGCGCGCGACCGTTTCGGCGCGCCCGAGCGGTTCTTCGAACGCTTCGTGGTGCTCAACTACTGTCCGCTCGCCTTCGTCGAAGAAAGCGGACGCAACCTCACTCCCGACAAGCTCGCGGCCGCCGAGCGCGCACCGCTGTTCGAGGCGTGCGACGCGGCGCTGGCCGAGTATGTCGACGCGCTCGAGCCGAGCTGGCTCATCGGCATCGGCGGCTTTGCCGCCGCACGCGTCGCACCGCTTGCGAAGAGTCGCGGTATTGCGACCGGCAGTCTGCCGCATCCAAGCCCCGCCAGTCCGGCCGCCAACCGAGGCTGGGCCGAAGCTGCCGAACGCAGTCTCGAGGCGCTCGGCATCGTGCTTGCGCCCGCCGCCATGCCTGGGAAAGCCCGCGGCGCGCGCTGA